The following proteins are co-located in the Triticum aestivum cultivar Chinese Spring chromosome 1A, IWGSC CS RefSeq v2.1, whole genome shotgun sequence genome:
- the LOC543069 gene encoding probable glutathione S-transferase DHAR1, cytosolic — MAGSRPSRAATSGETCSHHPLINTGAPKPRRRSTALALSTFLLLVLLTGLPDAAVAANMTEVCVKAAVGHPDTLGDCPFSQRVLLTLEEKKVPYQMKLIDVSNKPDWFLKINPEGKVPVYNGGDGKWIADSDVITQVIEEKYPTPSLVTPAEYASVGSKIFSTFVTFLKSKDASDGSEKALVDELQALEEHLKAHGPYINGANISAVDLSLAPKLYHLQVALEHFKGWKVPETLTSVHAYTEALFSRESFVKTKATKENLIAGWAPKVNP; from the exons ATGGCAGGGTCACGTCCCTCACGCGCCGCTACCTCCGGCGAGACCTGCTCGCACCACCCCCTCATAAATACTGGTGCGCCCAAGCCTCGCCGCAGATCGACCGCGCTCGCCCTCTCCACTTTCCTGCTGCTGGTGCTGTTAACCGGACTccccgacgccgccgtcgccgccaacaTGACCGAGGTCTGCGTCAAGGCCGCCGTCGGCCACCCCGACACGCTCGGCGACT GTCCCTTCTCCCAGAGGGTGCTGCTCACGCTGGAGGAGAAGAAGGTGCCCTACCAGATGAAGCTCATCGACGTCAGCAACAAGCCCGACTG GTTCCTGAAGATCAATCCAGAGGGCAAGGTGCCTGTGTATAACGGTGGTGATGGCAAATGGATTGCTGATTCTGATGTGATCACTCAAGTCATTGAGGAGAAGTACCCAACTCCATCACTTGTGACCCCTGCTGAATATGCATCAGT GGGATCAAAGATCTTCTCCACCTTTGTCACGTTCTTGAAGAGCAAGGATGCCAGCGATGGTTCGGAGAAGGCACTTGTTGATGAGCTGCAGGCGCTCGAAGAGCACCTGAAGGCCCAT GGACCCTACATCAATGGGGCGAACATCTCCGCTGTCGATCTCAGCCTGGCTCCGAAGCTCTACCATCTCCAGGTCGCCCTGGAGCACTTCAAGGGCTGGAAGGTCCCTGAAACCCTGACCAGCGTCCATGCCTACACCGAG GCTCTCTTCAGCCGCGAGTCGTTCGTCAAGACCAAGGCGACCAAGGAGAACCTGATCGCCGGGTGGGCGCCGAAAGTGAACCCGTAA
- the LOC123187827 gene encoding legumin B, which yields MAVDLTPRQPVKAYGGDGGAYYEWSPAELPMLGVASIGAAKLSLAAAGMSLPSYSDSAKVAYVLQGKGTVGIVLPEATKEKVVAVKEGDALALPFGVVTWWHNTPESATELVVLFLGDTSKGHRPGQFTNFQLTGASGIFTGFSTEFVGRAWDLKEDDAAKLVSSQPASGIVKLTAGQKLPVPVDADRKDMALNCLEAKLDVDIPNGGRVVVLNTANLPLVKEVGLGADLVRIDAHSMCSPGFSCDSAYQVTYIVRGSGRVQVVGPDGKRVLETRIEGGSLFIVPRFHVVSKIADASGMEWFSIITTPNPIFSHLAGKTSVWKAISPEVLEASFNTTPEMEKLFRSKRLDSEIFFAPN from the exons ATGGCGGTGGATCTGACCCCGAGGCAGCCGGTCAAGGcctacggcggcgacggcggcgcctactacgAGTGGAGCCCCGCCGAGCTGCCCATGCTCGGCGTCGCCTCCATCGGCGCCGCCAAgctctcgctcgccgccgccggcatGTCGCTCCCCAGCTACTCCGACTCCGCCAAGGTCGCCTACGTCCTCCAAG gcaaaggaacCGTTGGCATCGTCCTGCCTGAGGCCACCAAGGAGAAGGTGGTCGCCGTGAAGGAAGGCGATGCTCTGGCGCTCCCCTTCGGCGTGGTCACCTGGTGGCACAACACCCCTGAGTCTGCCACGGAGCTCGTCGTCCTCTTCCTCGGTGACACCTCCAAGGGCCACAGGCCCGGCCAGTTTACCAACTTCCAGCTCACCGGTGCCAGCGGCATCTTCACCGGCTTTTCCACAGAGTTCGTCGGCCGCGCGTGGGACCTCAAGGAGGACGATGCCGCCAAGCTCGTCTCCAGCCAGCCTGCGTCTGGCATTGTGAAGCTCACTGCTGGACAGAAGCTCCCGGTGCCGGTCGATGCTGACCGCAAGGACATGGCTCTTAACTGCCTTGAGGCCAAGCTGGACGTGGACATCCCCAACGGTGGCCGCGTGGTGGTGCTCAACACCGCGAACCTGCCTCTGGTCAAGGAGGTTGGGCTCGGTGCCGACCTTGTCAGGATCGACGCCCACTCCATGTGCTCCCCGGGCTTCTCCTGTGACTCGGCCTACCAGGTGACCTACATCGTCCGCGGCAGCGGCCGTGTTCAGGTTGTCGGCCCTGATGGCAAGCGCGTGCTGGAGACCCGCATTGAGGGCGGCAGCCTCTTCATTGTGCCCCGCTTCCATGTCGTGTCCAAGATCGCTGATGCCTCCGGCATGGAGTGGttctccatcatcaccacccccaa CCCGATCTTCAGCCACCTTGCTGGGAAGACCTCGGTGTGGAAGGCCATCTCGCCGGAGGTGCTGGAGGCGTCGTTCAACACCACGCCGGAGATGGAGAAGCTCTTCCGGTCCAAGAGGCTGGACTCTGAGATTTTCTTCGCCCCCAACTAG